DNA sequence from the Methanococcus maripaludis genome:
TTATTTCAAAAGCTTTTTCAAAATAGCCAAGTGCCTTCTCAAAATTGCCCTGATTGTAGTTTTCAACACCCAATTTTGAAAATTTATTATAATTTTCGTTTTCCTGCTTTTTTAACTTTTCTTCTACCATCTTTTTATTTTTTATTGCAGGAATATATGAAGAATTCATGTTTAAAACGCTGTTAAAACATTGCAGCGCTTTTTCGTTTTCCTTAAGTTTTAAAAAAACCATTCCCTTTCCAAACACTGCTAAAAAATCGTCTGGATAGTATGAAAGTATTTTATCATAGCACTCAAGTGCTTCTGCATATTTTTCAGAATTACAGAGCAATGCTCCGTGACTGTGCCATTTTTGAATGCCGTAATTGTTCTTCATGTTCAATCCTTTCAAAAGTTAAAAACAGTCCAAATCTTTTGATATAATGAATAATGAAGTTTGAAAATAAATAGCTATTGTGTAGGTAAAATTTAATTTTAAAAAAGAGATGTATTTTAAAGAATTATTCGAATTCAATTGTTGCTGGCGGTTTATCGGTTACGTCAAGAACTACTCTTGTAACGTTTGGAATTTCTGAAGTTATTCTTTTGCTGATTCTTTTTATAAGATCAAATGGAATTTCAGGAGTGTGTGCAGTCATTGCATCAAGTGAGCTTACAAATCTAAGTGCAACAACCCAGTTGTAATCTCTAATGTCGCCTTTAACACCAGTTGCTTTTGTGTCAAGCACTGCTGCAAAGTACTGCCAGAGTTCGTTTTTAAGTTCAGTTTTTTCAATTTCTTCTGAAACAATGAAGTTTGCTTCTTTGCAGATTGCTAATTTTTCATCTGTAATTTCGCCTAAAATTCTAACTGCAAGTCCAGGTCCTGGGAAAGGCTGCCTGTGTGCAATCTGGTCAGGTAAACCAAGTGAAACTGCTAAAAGTCTAACTTCATCTTTGTAGAGTTCTCTTAATGGTTCAACAACATCTAAAACCATTCCACCAGGTAATGCAATGTTGTGGTGTGTTTTAATCTGTCCTTCACTTTCAATCCAGTCTGGAGCAATTGTTCCCTGAACGAGTACTTCTTCACCCTGTTCTTCTGCAACTTTTTCAAATACTTCGATAAAGAGCCTTCCAATTATCTTTCTTTTTTCTTCCGGATCAGTAATGCCTTCGAGTTCTTTTAAAAATATGTCTTTTGCTTCAACAATTTTTAAATTGAGCCCCATCTGTTCTTTAAAAATTTTCCAGATTTCTTCGGACTCGTTTTTTCTCATTAATCCGGTATCAACATAAACTGCAAGTAATTTATCTCCAATTGCTTTATCCGTAAGAACTGCAGCAACTGCACTGTCAACTCCACCGCTCAGCGCAATGATTGTTTTTCTATTATTAATCTGCTTTCTTATTTCTTCAATGGATTCTTCTATAAACGGTTCGGTCTTGAACATTGATATTCCTCCAAATAATTAATTATTTTTCAATCGAAGCTTTTACCAATCCATGAAATAATGGGTGAGGTTTGTTTGGTCTTGATTTAAATTCTGGGTGTGCCTGTGTTGCAATAAAGTACTTGTGATCTTCAAGTTCTATGAATTCTGCAAGTTTTCCGTCAGGTGACATTCCCGAAATTATTAATCCGTTTTTCTTCAATATTTCATGGTATTCTGGATTTACTTCGTATCGGTGCCTGTGTCTTTCAGATGCATTTGTTGAACCATATAATTCACTTGCAAGCGAGTTTTCTGCTAAAATTGCAGGATATGCTCCAAGTCTCATGGTTCCTCCTTTTTCAGTTACTTCACGCTGTTCAGGAATGTAATCGATTACAGGGTGTTCTGTTTCTTCATCAAATTCTGTTGAATTAGCATTTAAACCACATACATGTCTTGCAAATTCGATTACTGCGCACTGCATTCCAAGACATATTCCTAAAAACGGAATATTTTTTTCTCGTGCATATCTTACCGCATTTACTTTTCCATCGATTCCCCTATCGCCAAAACCACCAGGAACTAAAATGCCATGTAATTTTTCATCGTCAACCATTTTGTCGAGAATTTCTTCATAATTTTTGGTTTCGAGTTCTTCTGAATTAATCCATGCAATATTTACTTTGGTATCGTTTTTAGCACCTGCATGGCCTAAAGCTTCCATTATGCTCATGTAAGAATCTTTTAATTCAACGTATTTTCCAACGATTCCAATTGTGATTTCATTCATCGGGTTTATGATTCTGTCAACAATAGCTCTCCATTCAGTTAAATCTGGAGTTGAATCTCTTAAATTAAGTTTTTCAGTAACTAATTTTCCAAGCCCTTCTTTTTCAAGATTTAGGGGAACTTCGTAAATTGTTCTTGCGTCTTTACATTCGATTACTGCTTCTTTTTCAACATCACAAAAGAGTGCAAGTTTGTCTTTTATTTTTTCACTTATTGGAATTTCTGATCTACAAACCAAAATATCAGGCTGGATTCCAATTCCTTTTAATTCTTTTACTGAGTGCTGTGTTGGTTTTGTCTTTAATTCTCCAGCACTTCTAATATATGGGAGAAGTGAAACGTGAATGTATAGTACATTTTCTTTTCCAACATCTTTTTTAAATTGTCTGATTGCTTCTAAAAACGGTAAACTCTCAATATCTCCAACAGTTCCACCAATTTCAATAATCGTAATGTCAGAATCTTTTCCAAGATTTTTGATTCTATCTTTTATCTCGTTTGTAATGTGCGGAATTACCTGAACCGT
Encoded proteins:
- a CDS encoding tetratricopeptide repeat protein, which translates into the protein MKGLNMKNNYGIQKWHSHGALLCNSEKYAEALECYDKILSYYPDDFLAVFGKGMVFLKLKENEKALQCFNSVLNMNSSYIPAIKNKKMVEEKLKKQENENYNKFSKLGVENYNQGNFEKALGYFEKAFEINPYSETLRKNIEKTRIKLKEILPIRWNNKGVEYYKVKNYQKAFECFEKAVTLNPNFESALKNKAMVQKLIKN
- the guaA gene encoding glutamine-hydrolyzing GMP synthase; protein product: MFKTEPFIEESIEEIRKQINNRKTIIALSGGVDSAVAAVLTDKAIGDKLLAVYVDTGLMRKNESEEIWKIFKEQMGLNLKIVEAKDIFLKELEGITDPEEKRKIIGRLFIEVFEKVAEEQGEEVLVQGTIAPDWIESEGQIKTHHNIALPGGMVLDVVEPLRELYKDEVRLLAVSLGLPDQIAHRQPFPGPGLAVRILGEITDEKLAICKEANFIVSEEIEKTELKNELWQYFAAVLDTKATGVKGDIRDYNWVVALRFVSSLDAMTAHTPEIPFDLIKRISKRITSEIPNVTRVVLDVTDKPPATIEFE
- the pyrG gene encoding glutamine hydrolyzing CTP synthase, with the translated sequence MKYIFVTGGVVSSLGKGITSSSLGRLLKARGLDVNMIKIDPYLQIDAGTMSPFEHGEVFVTDDGGETDLDLGNYERFVDIGLKADNNITTGKIYWSVLSKERRGDYLGKTVQVIPHITNEIKDRIKNLGKDSDITIIEIGGTVGDIESLPFLEAIRQFKKDVGKENVLYIHVSLLPYIRSAGELKTKPTQHSVKELKGIGIQPDILVCRSEIPISEKIKDKLALFCDVEKEAVIECKDARTIYEVPLNLEKEGLGKLVTEKLNLRDSTPDLTEWRAIVDRIINPMNEITIGIVGKYVELKDSYMSIMEALGHAGAKNDTKVNIAWINSEELETKNYEEILDKMVDDEKLHGILVPGGFGDRGIDGKVNAVRYAREKNIPFLGICLGMQCAVIEFARHVCGLNANSTEFDEETEHPVIDYIPEQREVTEKGGTMRLGAYPAILAENSLASELYGSTNASERHRHRYEVNPEYHEILKKNGLIISGMSPDGKLAEFIELEDHKYFIATQAHPEFKSRPNKPHPLFHGLVKASIEK